The following coding sequences lie in one Arachis hypogaea cultivar Tifrunner chromosome 9, arahy.Tifrunner.gnm2.J5K5, whole genome shotgun sequence genomic window:
- the LOC112709946 gene encoding F-box/LRR-repeat protein At4g14096-like isoform X1 — protein sequence MEEDNLEKATTINMDMISTIPDSLLCYILSFLPTRDSVATSILSRRWRHLWKELQVLDLDDGPFCTPERSAEEMDECFIAFINAALSRFPHIKKFRLSCEVLCEDDFRSYINDVTGPYLQELFVSQMYSLENYGVPCGIFTCPSLVSLCLKGYIFIEDEDLQSVHLPSLKNLELDVKYVNADKILGCCPVLETLKLTLDRVEFPTIRMPISTLKRLTFQDDYHGEVVEHLEIETPSLEYLHVSLWGRYLRFSVTDFSNMVEAHLDIWSHQEDEHIGWIPELLKAVCKTKLLRLGSSITGSLLCAPPIDFPKFGCLLHLQLRFGSFKSRFLLDLLHCCHKLQVLIIQNELHGHGPPLNQKSMLQPTSVPNCVTSHLNTFEFGGYEDSLEEHAFVAYILQNGLVLVRMMIHTYTSYGEKIKDHIFKELSIVPRGSNKCQLTVD from the exons ATGGAAGAAGACAATCTAGAAAAAGCAACAACCATTAATATGGACATGATAAGCACCATACCGGACTCGCTTCTCTGCTACATCCTTTCGTTCCTACCAACCAGAGATTCTGTTGCCACTAGCATCCTCTCTCGCCGGTGGCGTCACCTTTGGAAAGAGCTTCAAGTATTGGACCTCGATGATGGTCCCTTTTGCACCCCTGAACGTTCAGCAGAGGAAATGGATGAGTGTTTTATTGCTTTCATCAATGCGGCTCTATCCCGGTTTCCCCACATCAAGAAGTTTCGCCTCTCCTGCGAGGTACTTTGCGAGGATGACTTTAGATCTTATATCAATGATGTCACTGGACCCTACCTTCAAGAACTATTTGTCTCTCAGATGTATTCTCTTGAGAATTATGGAGTCCCTTGTGGAATTTTCACTTGCCCTTCACTTGTGTCCCTCTGTTTAAAAGGTTATATTTTCATTgaagatgaagatcttcaatcTGTTCATTTGCCATCCCTCAAGAACCTAGAGTTGGATGTCAAATACGTGAATGCCGACAAGATTTTAGGTTGCTGTCCTGTTCTTGAAACTCTTAAGCTCACCCTGGATCGGGTTGAATTTCCTACAATCCGTATGCCTATTAGTACATTGAAGAGATTAACTTTTCAAGACGACTATCATGGCGAAGTTGTTGAGCATTTGGAGATAGAGACCCCATCTCTTGAGTACCTTCATGTCTCGTTATGGGGTCGTTACCTCCGGTTTTCAGTTACTGATTTTTCAAACATGGTGGAAGCACATCTTGATATTTGGAGTCATCAAGAGGACGAGCATATTGGTTGGATACCTGAGCTTCTCAAAGCAGTCTGCAAAACAAAATTACTAAGGTTGGGATCTTCAATAACCGGG AGCTTGCTTTGTGCTCCACCTATAGACTTTCCCAAATTTGGTTGTTTGCTTCATTTGCAACTTCGCTTTGGATCTTTCAAATCTAGATTCCTACTAGACTTGCTTCATTGTTGTCATAAACTTCAAGTTCTCATTATTCAG AATGAACTTCATGGTCATGGTCCTCCCTTGAACCAGAAATCAATGTTACAGCCAACCAGTGTTCCTAATTGTGTTACATCACACTTGAACACTTTTGAATTTGGAGGATATGAAGACTCTCTAGAAGAGCATGCTTTTGTTGCATATATTCTACAAAACGGCCTTGTTTTAGTGAGAATGATGATTCATACTTATACCAGTTATGGTGAAAAGATAAAAgatcatattttcaaggaattgTCTATAGTACCGAGGGGCTCCAACAAATGCCAACTTACAGTTGACTGA
- the LOC112709946 gene encoding F-box/LRR-repeat protein At4g14096-like isoform X2, with protein MEEDNLEKATTINMDMISTIPDSLLCYILSFLPTRDSVATSILSRRWRHLWKELQVLDLDDGPFCTPERSAEEMDECFIAFINAALSRFPHIKKFRLSCEVLCEDDFRSYINDVTGPYLQELFVSQMYSLENYGVPCGIFTCPSLVSLCLKGYIFIEDEDLQSVHLPSLKNLELDVKYVNADKILGCCPVLETLKLTLDRVEFPTIRMPISTLKRLTFQDDYHGEVVEHLEIETPSLEYLHVSLWGRYLRFSVTDFSNMVEAHLDIWSHQEDEHIGWIPELLKAVCKTKLLRLGSSITGSLLCAPPIDFPKFGCLLHLQLRFGSFKSRFLLDLLHCCHKLQVLIIQKSMLQPTSVPNCVTSHLNTFEFGGYEDSLEEHAFVAYILQNGLVLVRMMIHTYTSYGEKIKDHIFKELSIVPRGSNKCQLTVD; from the exons ATGGAAGAAGACAATCTAGAAAAAGCAACAACCATTAATATGGACATGATAAGCACCATACCGGACTCGCTTCTCTGCTACATCCTTTCGTTCCTACCAACCAGAGATTCTGTTGCCACTAGCATCCTCTCTCGCCGGTGGCGTCACCTTTGGAAAGAGCTTCAAGTATTGGACCTCGATGATGGTCCCTTTTGCACCCCTGAACGTTCAGCAGAGGAAATGGATGAGTGTTTTATTGCTTTCATCAATGCGGCTCTATCCCGGTTTCCCCACATCAAGAAGTTTCGCCTCTCCTGCGAGGTACTTTGCGAGGATGACTTTAGATCTTATATCAATGATGTCACTGGACCCTACCTTCAAGAACTATTTGTCTCTCAGATGTATTCTCTTGAGAATTATGGAGTCCCTTGTGGAATTTTCACTTGCCCTTCACTTGTGTCCCTCTGTTTAAAAGGTTATATTTTCATTgaagatgaagatcttcaatcTGTTCATTTGCCATCCCTCAAGAACCTAGAGTTGGATGTCAAATACGTGAATGCCGACAAGATTTTAGGTTGCTGTCCTGTTCTTGAAACTCTTAAGCTCACCCTGGATCGGGTTGAATTTCCTACAATCCGTATGCCTATTAGTACATTGAAGAGATTAACTTTTCAAGACGACTATCATGGCGAAGTTGTTGAGCATTTGGAGATAGAGACCCCATCTCTTGAGTACCTTCATGTCTCGTTATGGGGTCGTTACCTCCGGTTTTCAGTTACTGATTTTTCAAACATGGTGGAAGCACATCTTGATATTTGGAGTCATCAAGAGGACGAGCATATTGGTTGGATACCTGAGCTTCTCAAAGCAGTCTGCAAAACAAAATTACTAAGGTTGGGATCTTCAATAACCGGG AGCTTGCTTTGTGCTCCACCTATAGACTTTCCCAAATTTGGTTGTTTGCTTCATTTGCAACTTCGCTTTGGATCTTTCAAATCTAGATTCCTACTAGACTTGCTTCATTGTTGTCATAAACTTCAAGTTCTCATTATTCAG AAATCAATGTTACAGCCAACCAGTGTTCCTAATTGTGTTACATCACACTTGAACACTTTTGAATTTGGAGGATATGAAGACTCTCTAGAAGAGCATGCTTTTGTTGCATATATTCTACAAAACGGCCTTGTTTTAGTGAGAATGATGATTCATACTTATACCAGTTATGGTGAAAAGATAAAAgatcatattttcaaggaattgTCTATAGTACCGAGGGGCTCCAACAAATGCCAACTTACAGTTGACTGA